One genomic segment of Alistipes sp. ZOR0009 includes these proteins:
- a CDS encoding AbiJ-NTD4 domain-containing protein, translating into MKLRFSDRIGKTEIKTDLLREGLSPEMDNALWTLIHDFILDSKSNDPRYGEKYSALTTFYRNLWIHFFKRPIDNMPRHYSQVDGYEAKKILREWFYKAYWYDRLNLVEFCFEDEDKRFQDICNNFFKREFSAYRFVDGVIVEVNSQEEIIEIENALNQSDKFKPVKTHLSTALNLLSDKKKPDYRNSVKESISAVESLCKIIITNNSTTLGQALKEIEKKHNIPGSLKTAFSALYGYTSDEGGIRHALLEGDSNVDLEEARFMLVACSAFVNYLISKI; encoded by the coding sequence ATGAAATTAAGATTCTCTGATAGAATAGGAAAGACGGAAATTAAAACAGATCTTTTAAGAGAAGGACTTTCACCTGAAATGGATAATGCCTTGTGGACTCTTATCCATGACTTTATTTTAGATTCAAAATCCAATGATCCACGATATGGCGAAAAATATTCTGCTTTAACGACATTTTACAGAAATCTTTGGATTCATTTCTTTAAAAGACCAATTGACAATATGCCTCGACATTATTCTCAAGTCGACGGTTATGAAGCAAAAAAAATATTACGTGAATGGTTTTATAAAGCTTACTGGTATGACAGATTAAATCTTGTAGAGTTTTGCTTTGAAGATGAAGACAAGCGATTCCAAGACATTTGTAACAATTTTTTCAAAAGAGAATTTTCAGCCTATCGCTTCGTGGACGGAGTGATAGTTGAAGTTAATTCACAGGAAGAAATAATTGAGATTGAAAATGCTTTAAATCAATCGGACAAGTTTAAGCCTGTAAAGACGCATCTATCTACAGCACTAAATTTGTTATCAGACAAAAAGAAACCAGACTATAGAAATTCGGTTAAAGAATCTATTTCAGCTGTAGAATCTTTGTGTAAAATAATAATAACTAACAACTCAACAACACTTGGACAGGCACTAAAGGAGATAGAAAAAAAGCATAATATACCAGGAAGTTTAAAAACTGCTTTTAGTGCTTTATATGGCTATACCTCAGACGAAGGAGGTATTAGACACGCTTTATTAGAAGGCGACAGCAATGTTGACCTTGAAGAAGCAAGATTTATGTTAGTCGCATGTTCAGCATTTGTCAATTACTTAATATCAAAAATATAA